In one Neobacillus sp. WH10 genomic region, the following are encoded:
- a CDS encoding S8 family peptidase — protein sequence MEREVRLIPYQMIAEFEEVTEVPKGVEMIQAQELWGKTKGKGITIAVLDTGCESSHVDLKDRIIGGRNFTKDDRGDQNIFRDYNGHGTHVAGTMAATANDTGVTGVAPEANLLIVKVLNKKGSGQYEWIINGIYYAIEQKVDIISMSLGGPENVPELHEAIKKAVANGILVVCAAGNEGDGRDSTDELSYPAAYNEVISVGATSLTRKISDFSNSNREVDLVAPGENIVSTFLNGKYAKLTGTSMATPHVSGALALIKAISNQTFERNLTEPELYAQLIRRTIPLGNSPKLEGNGMLYLTTIDYLTKLVSAKEEEEVLNV from the coding sequence TTGGAAAGAGAAGTACGCTTGATTCCATACCAAATGATTGCAGAATTTGAAGAAGTAACCGAGGTGCCAAAAGGGGTTGAAATGATTCAGGCCCAAGAACTGTGGGGAAAGACAAAAGGAAAGGGGATCACAATCGCCGTTTTAGATACTGGTTGTGAATCATCTCATGTCGACTTAAAGGATCGAATCATTGGCGGACGAAATTTTACCAAAGATGACCGCGGAGATCAAAATATCTTTAGGGATTACAACGGTCATGGTACACATGTTGCCGGTACGATGGCAGCAACTGCCAATGATACGGGGGTAACCGGTGTTGCTCCAGAAGCAAATCTATTAATTGTAAAGGTTCTTAATAAAAAAGGCTCCGGGCAATATGAATGGATTATCAATGGAATCTACTATGCAATTGAACAAAAGGTTGATATTATCTCCATGAGCCTAGGCGGTCCTGAAAATGTTCCAGAATTACATGAAGCAATAAAAAAGGCCGTGGCCAATGGGATACTCGTAGTTTGTGCGGCCGGAAATGAAGGGGATGGTCGCGACTCAACAGATGAGCTGTCCTATCCGGCGGCTTATAACGAGGTAATCAGTGTAGGTGCTACCAGTCTTACTCGCAAAATATCGGATTTTAGCAATTCAAATAGGGAAGTAGATTTAGTTGCTCCCGGTGAAAATATAGTATCAACATTTCTAAACGGAAAATATGCAAAGCTTACAGGAACGTCAATGGCTACTCCACATGTATCCGGTGCACTTGCTTTAATTAAAGCGATCTCAAATCAAACTTTTGAGAGAAATCTTACAGAGCCAGAACTGTATGCCCAGCTTATCAGAAGAACCATACCACTTGGAAATTCTCCAAAGCTAGAAGGGAATGGAATGCTGTACTTGACAACCATCGATTATTTAACAAAGTTAGTAAGCGCGAAGGAAGAGGAAGAAGTTTTGAATGTATAA